In the Enterobacter cloacae subsp. cloacae ATCC 13047 genome, CCAGCCAGCGGTTACGGTAGACCGCCGATAAAATCCCCAGCGGAACGCCGATCACCAGCGCCAGCAGCAGGGAACAGAACGCCAGCTCCAGCGTGGCAGGGAAGAAGGCTTTTAAATCTTCCGCCACCGGCCGCCCGGTACGGATAGAGGTCCCTAAATCGCCGTGCGCCAGGGCGTCTACATAGCGGCCAAACTGGATATAGAGCGGCTGATCCAGTCCCAGTTGCTGGCGAATGTTTTGCACAATCTCGTCGCTGGCACGGTCACCGGCGAGCAGGCGGGCCGGATCGCCGGGGATCAGGTGTGAAATGATAAAGGTGATGATACAGACACCGGCTACTACCAGGATTAACCCCCAGCAGCGCTGGCGCACAATGCTCCAGAACGTCATACACTTTCCCCCGGCGAAACCGTTACTTGCTCATGGTGGCGATGTTGAACACCTGCTCGAGCATTGGATTAAAGGTGAAGCCTTTGACCTCTTTGTTCATTGCCAGCTGGTAGTTCTTCTGGAACAGATAAACGTAGGCCGCTTCGTCAATCACAATCTTCTGCGCCTGCTGGTAATCGCGGGTGCGCTCCGCCTGGTCCGTGGTTTTCAGCGCCGCCTGCAGCAGGGAATCGACCTCTTTGTTCTCATAGAACGAGCGGTTGCCCGGCAGACCTTTTTTGTCCGACTCAAACCAGTAGTTCATGAACATGTACGGGTCGGCAAAGTCCGGGCTCCAGTTGCCAATGGCAATGTCATAATCGCCTTTACCCACGCGGTCGCGCATGGTGGCGTTAGCCAGTTTTTCCAGCTTGACGTTGATACCGAGCTTGCCCAGGCTGGCCTGAGTGGAGAGGGCGATAGGCTCCCAGTTCGGGTCGTTGTCCGAGTAGAGGAACGTCAGGCTGGCCGGTTTATCTTTGACTTTCTCCAGCGCCGCTTTCGCTTTGGCCTCGTCAAAGCTGTACTGCATGGCGGTGGCGTCAAAGCCCCACATGCCATCCGGGATCGGGCCGCGCATCTGCTTGCCGTTACCGCTGAGAATGCCTTTCACCATCCCCTGATAATCGGTTGCCCAGGAGACGGCGCGGCGCAAATCCACCTGATTCAGCGGCGCTTTGCTGTTGTTGAGATAGAGATAGGTCACGCGCAGGGACGGATACTCCGCCACGGCGACTTTGCCCTCCTGCTTGAGCGCCGAAAGCTGATCGACAGGCAGGGAGTCGGCAATATCCAGATCGCCACGGGAAAGCTGCAGGCGACGCGACGCGCTTTCACCGATAATTTTCACCGAGACGCGCTTAAAGTGGGGCTTATCTCCCGCCCAGTGCGGGTTAGGCACCAGCACCAGCTGCTGACCTTTTTGCCAGCTCTTCAGCATAAATGGCCCGGAACCGGCGGTGTTCTGCGCCAGATAAGCCCGCGCATCATCGGCGGCATTGGCCTTCAGTACGGCCGGGTTAATAATCGATGCACCGTCATTCGCCAGGGTATAGAGGAAGGGAGCAAACGGCTGGCTGAGGGTGAATTTCACCGTGTGGTCATCAACGGCGTCAATTTTGAGATCTTTCGGGAACGCTTCAGACGGCCCCTGGCTGAGCTTCAACAGGCGCTCAAACGACAGTTTTACCGCTTCAGCGGTGACCGGCGCGCCGTCAGAGAATTTCGCGTTGTCCGTCAGGGTGAAGGTCCACTCTTTCTGATCCTCAGATGCCTTCCAGCCCGTGGACAGATCGCCTTCGACCTCCGTGGTGCCAGGTTTGTACTTCACCAGACGCTGATAGGACGGATAGGTGACGGTCCAGTCGTTGTTATCGATGGTGATTGCCGGATCGAGGGTTTGCGGGTCGGCGGCTTTACCTATCACCAGCATGTCTTTCGGAACGGCGGCCTGCGCAGCAGGCATGCTCAGGGCCAGCGTGGCGGCGATAAGGGTCGTGAGAAGCGTTGTTTTCATGGCAGTGCTCCAGGTTTAAAGAGGGGTGTGCGTCAACGGAAAACAGGCGAAACGATCGTCAAGAAGGGGATAACTGGCGGCGTTTGGCAACTCGAAGTGCCACCATTCGCTGCCGATCCCCACAAAGCCGCCGCCAAACATGATGGCGTTAAGCAGCAGGCGGTTGCGCTGGGCGTGCGGCGGCACGGAGGGGTGATACGGATGAGAACGGTCATCCATCTCATCAAACCCGGCCCCCATATCCAGCACGTTGTTATGTTCATCCATCAGGGTGACGTCGATGGCCGTGCCGCGGCTGTGATTGGAGCCAATGGCCACATCCACCACATATTCCGGGTTCGGGCACGCATCCCACAGCTGCGCCTGGGCCTGCTGAGGGCGATAGGCGTCGTAGACCACCAGTTTCAGTCCGGCGAGCGTGGCGATGCCAATCGATTTCGCCAGCGCGGTGGCGGCATCGGTATGCAGCAAACACAGCGCCTCCTGATAAATGGGACGGCCAGTCAGGTTGTCGGCGGTGGCGTATTTCAGATCGATATGCAACTCAGGAAACATTCTGGCGACATCGATCAGTTCACTCTCTTCGGGCATAGCTCCGCTCCTTTAGCGTTCGAATTGTCCAAACTCTTGTTGTAATTCACGGTTTATCGTCAGACGGTCTGCAAGCGCATCACCCAGCGCCTGGACCACGCCTGACAGCAGCAGGTTGAAAAGACAGCTAACAGGGGCCAGCGAATCCCAGAAGTGGCCGGTATCGGTTTTAACCTGCAATAAATCAATAGGGTAATCCCGCGCCCACGGACACCAGATATCGGTGATCAGGGCCATTGGAATACTTTTCTCACTTGCGACACGACAGTACTGCCGGGCAATGGCGGAATAGGCGCGGGTATCGGTCAGCACCACATAAGGGTGGTCAAAACCGGAGTTGAGCGATTCAACCCAACTGCCGGATAACCCCTCGGAGTAGCTCACGCGCGGGCGCAGGTATTCCAGGTGGCTGAAGAAGGCGTTGGCAATCCCGCGCGTTGACTGAATACCCAGCACAAACACCGCCTCAGCATGGGTGAGCTGATGGACGATTTGCTTAAAGACATCGGTTTGTGCCAGCTGATAAACATGGGTGATTGCGTCCACCTCCAGCGAAAGGGAGTGCTGGAGGCGATCCGAGAGCGGGCGCTGCTGTTGCCAGGAGTCCAGGCGTTCGTTCATTCCCCAGGGCTGATAAGGATCGCGCAGGCTTTTTTTCGCATCGTCCAGGTTGCGATACCCCAGCTTGCGCAGGAAGCGCCCGACGGTGATCCCGCTGGTGCCGGTAGTCAGCGCCACGCTCTCTGCCGTCTCAAACGGTATCAGCGCGGCGTGCGCCAGCATCCAGCTTGCCACACGCTTTTCGCTGGGCGTCAGCTGGCTGAAGGTGGCTTCGATACGGTTCAGCATTTCAGGTTTGGTGGTCATTACCGCCTCGCTGTTAACCGGCTGTCAATGGCCGGAATTCTGTTACCTGGTTAACAATGCATGACGCGTGCCATGTTCACATGACGGCGAAAAGCCGCTGTGCTGTAAATTTCATGCAATATTTGATTAACCAATGATCAACATTTGTGCAGCGTAGTTCACTTTTGGTGCATTGTCGGATTCGACAGAGATGAATTTGGTGAATACGTCAGCCCCTTCACATTTTTGATAAGATACAAACACAGTGACTAAGAGAAGGAACCCGGCATGGCGAATCTGCCCTGGCGTGTCAGCGTGCGCCTGATGGCTCTCGCAAAGAAAGTGGCGATGGTCATAGGGATTATCGTGGTTGTGCTGCTGGCAGTGCGGGTATATCTCTCGCAGCAGGGGCCGGCGTTACATCTCTGGCATACCTGGCGTGCGGATGAAATGAGCGTAAGCGAGCTGGATAAGGCGAACTTTGCTGACTATCTCGACCGGGAAAAGGCCATCTTCACCGACCTGGATAACGCGGTCACGGCAAAAACGAAGGGGGAGGAGCGTACCGCCTTAAACCGCTACTACCGTCAGAGCCTGGTGTGGCCCGGAAAATTTACTCCGGATGCAAATCGCTCGTTTGTGCTGATGCCTGCCGGTAAACCGCGTGGTGCGGTGGTTTTACTGCACGGACTCACCGATTCGCCCTATAGCGTTAAGCACCTTGCCGTTGATTATCAGCAGCGCGGATTTGTGGCCGTGGTGCCGCGTCTGCCCGGACACGGGACGGCACCAGGGGCGCTGACAAATGTTGACTGGGAGATGTGGCTGGCGGCGACGCGTCTTGCCGTGCGCGAAGCCTCCCGTCTGGCGGGGGATAACGTTCCTTTGCATCTGGTGGGCTATTCCAACGGCGGGGCGCTGGCGATGAAATACACCCTGGACGCGCTGGAGTCGCCTTCGCTGCGAAAACCTCAGCAACTGGTGTTGTTGTCACCGATGATCGGCGTCACGGCGTTTGCCCGCTTTGCCGGATTCGCAGGCTTACCGGCACTGTTACCGGCGTTTGCGAAAGCGGCGTGGCTGAATATCGCGCCGGAGTATAACCCTTACAAATACAATTCTTTCCCGGTAAACGCGGCGCGTCAGTCGTGGCTGTTGACGAAGGCGCTGCAGGAGCAGATTGGCCGCGATGCACAAAACCACACGCTGGATCGGTTGCCGCCGGTACTGGCCTTTCAGTCGGTGATGGATTCCACCGTCAGTACCCGTGCGGTTGTCACGGGGTTATTCGACCAGCTTCCGGCCAACGGCAGTGAACTGGTGGTGTTTGATATCAACCAGGCGGCGAGTTTCCGCCCGTTATTCCGGCCGTCGTCGTGGACGGCCCTCTCTGAGCTGTTGCCGTCTGCGCAAAGACGTTACAGTGTCACAATTATTACCAACGCCAGTGCGGAGCGTTTCGCCACGGTCGCGAAGCACATCCCCGCAGACAGCACAGAAGAGACCGTGGAGCCGCTGGCGCAGCAGTATCCGCCGGAGGTCTATTCGCTTTCGCATGTCGCCGTACCTTTCCCGCCTGATGACGATCTGTATGGCCGGCATCCTGCCGTGAAAAACCGCTATGGCATCAGCCTGGGCACCATTGCGTTGTGGGGAGAGACCTCCGTACTGAGCGTGGGTAAAGATGCCCTGATGCGGGTGACCTCAAATCCGTTTTACGACTACATGAAGATGCGGATCGACAACCGCATCGGGACGGAGGAAAAAGGGTGATCCCTTAAGCCGTTAATTTATTAGGTAGCGCTGGTGAAGTATGTTAAACAGTAACTTCCCCGGCGCCTCCCTTATTCTGGAACCCATTCCTGTGCTCACCACGCTGATTTATCGAAGCCAGTTACATTTATCCTGCCGGTCCGCAGAATTAAGCGCGCTGGTAGAACGAGCACGAAGCCGCAATGCCAAACTGAACATCACGGGTGTCCTGCTCTCGAACGGCTGTGACGTCATGCAAATTCTTGAGGGCGCGGAAGAGAGCGTCGTGAAGTTGTTCCACAAAATTCGCGATGATGAGCGCCACAGTGGCGTCGTCGAACTGATGCGGGATTACGGCCCCCGCAGACGGTTTGACAATGTCGGCATGCTGCTGTTTGACCTGCAGGTCCAGTCCCCAAAAGAGGTGCTTGAGTCGGTTTTGCATTACAGCCAGCTGGAAAGCTATCTCATATCCGATGATCGGGTGTTCAAATTCATTCAGACCTTTATCACCGGGAAACATACCGGCCAGACGAGGAACCCGGTGGATGCGGGAAAATGGACGCTCGCATGTGAAAAAGCGCCCTTCGGTGAGGCCATGGGGTTTATAGCCGGTCAAATCTGTCAGTTTGCGCTGCAGCCGATAGTCGAGCCCTCGGAAGGGAAAATCAGTTCACTTGAAGCGCTTATTCGTGGCAACGATGGCGGGAGCCCGGAACATTTCTTCAAAACGCTCGATCAGGACAAGCTCTACGAAGTGGATCTGCAAACCAAAGCGTATGCCTTTGCGCTTGCGGAGAAACTGGGTATCGGCAGCCATAAAATTGCGGTGAATTTACTCCCCATGTCGCTGGTCAAGGTGCCCGGAGCGGTCGAGTTTCTGGTGGAGCAAATCAGACAACACGGGCTTCAGCCGGAGCAGGTGGTCATAGAAGTAACTGAAAACGAGATGATTTCCGGCTTTAACAAGTTCAACAGCGCGATCAAACAGCTTCGGGGTGAAGGTATTGGCCTGGCGATCGATGTTTCGGCTCCGGGTATGCGGGGCTTTCGCTGCTTACCCGCTTCCAGCCGGATAAAATCAAGATCGATCGGGAAATTGTCAGCAATATTCATCTCAGCGGCCCAAAACAGGCGATTGTCCGATCGATAGTGAGCTGCTGCACCGACCTTGAGATCACGCTGGTGGCGGAAGGCATTGAGAAGCTGGAGGAGTGGTGCTGGCTGGAATCCGCCGGTATTCGCCGTTTTCAGGGGTTTCTGTTTGCCCGGCCGCAGCTTAACGGGGTGGGCGATATTCACTGGCCACACCTGGTACGATAACGCTTTTTCCTTCCTGATTATTTCCCCTTTGGTCAGCCTGTGTTTAAATAGCTAAAACGGTTTAACATAGTTTAGCTGAGAGGATGACATGGATAAAATCTGGGTACTCGGTGATGCAGTGGTGGATTTACTGCCAGAGGGGGACGGCAAATTGCTGCAATGTCCCGGCGGCGCACCGGCAAATGTGGCGGTCGGCATCGCCCGACTGGGCGGAAAAAGTGCCTTTATTGGCAGGGTTGGCGACGATCCGTTTGGCCGCTTTATGCAGAAAACGCTGGCGGATGAGCAGGTTGATGTGCAGTGGATGCGCCTCGATCCGGCTCACCGCACCTCAACGGTGGTGGTTGATCTGGACGAACAGGGCGAACGCTCGTTTACGTTTATGGTTCGGCCGAGCGCCGATCTGTTTCTCGATTCCACCGATCTGCCGCCTTTCAGGGCCAAAGAGTGGCTGCACGTCTGCTCCATTGCGCTCAGCGCGGAGCCGAGTCGCTCTGCCACTTTTCAGGCGATGGATGCAATTAAAAAAGCCGGTGGTTTTGTCAGCTTCGATCCCAACATTCGCCCCGACCTCTGGCAGGATGAGGGCGAGCTCCGCCGTTGCCTCGAACTGGCGCTACAGCGCGCGGACGTGGTGAAGCTTTCCATTGAAGAGCTGACGTTTTTGACCGGCGAATCCCATATCGAAACCGGTCTGGCGGCGCTGATGCACCATTGTCCGGCCCGCCTGGTGCTGGTGACGCTGGGTAAAGAGGGGGTAATGGCCTGGCATGAGGGCATCACGACACACTATCCGGCCACACCGGTAGCGTGTGTTGACACCACCGGCGCAGGCGATGCGTTCGTCGCAGGGTTGCTGTTCGGCCTGGCCTCGTCAGGCCAGGATCTGGCAACAACCCTTGCACTGGCCCAGCGCTGTGGTGCACTGGCCACGACGGCCAAAGGGGCAATGACCGCGCTGCCGTACCGTCACAACCTGTAATTCCTTCCTGGCCGCCGACCGGCGGCCTGAATTGTCGCCTCGATCACACTTACTAAAACGGTTTAGCAAAAAGTATTGCCGATCCAAAATTCACGGGTTTAGTATCAGCAGCCTAAACCGGTTTAGCAATTTAGCATTATCAAAACACTTTTTTTAGGGATGCGACAAAATGTATAAAAAACGCAGACTTGCCGTGATGATTGGCATGCTGGCCGGTAGTACCTCTGTTTTTGCCCAGACCGATATGACAAGCATTGAATCGCGCCTGGCGGCGCTGGAACAGCGTCTTCAGGATGCGGAAATGCGCGCCCAGAATGCGGAGAAACGCGCGACGGCAGCAGAACAAAAAACGCAGCAGCTGGTTGCCGCCCAGCAGCAAACGCAGACCACCACCCAGGAGGTGGCCCAGCGTACCACGGTGCTGGAAAAGAAAGCCGATCAGAGCAGTGGCTTTGAATTTCACGGTTATGCTCGCTCAGGCCTGCTGATGAATGATGCGGCGTCCAGCAGCAAAAGCGGTCCGTATCTGACACCTGCCGGGGAAACCGGGGGCGCGGTCGGTCGTCTGGGTAACGAAGCGGATACCTACGTTGAGCTAAATGTGGAACACAAACAGACGCTGGAGAGTGGGGCGACCACGCGCTTTAAGGCCATGTTAGCCGACGGGCAGAAGACCTATAACGACTGGTCAGCCGATACCAGCGATCTTAACATTCGTCAGGCCTTTGCCGAGCTGGGCAATCTGCCTGATTTCACTGGCGCGCTGAAAGGGAGTACCTTCTGGGCCGGTAAACGCTTTGACCGCGATAACTTTGATATTCACTGGCTGGATTCTGATGTCGTGTTCCTCGCCGGTACCGGCGGCGGTGTCTATGACGTGAAGTGGAATGATACGCTGCGCAGCAACTTCTCGATTTACGGGCGCAACTTCGGCAGCGAAGAGCAGATCGACAACAACGTTCAGAACTATATCCTCAGCATGAATCACTTTGCCGGGCCATTCCAGCTGATGGTGAGCGGCCTGCGGGCGAAGGATAACGACGAACGCAAGGACAGCAATGGCGATCTGATTAAAACCGATGCGGCGAACACCGGCGTGCATGCCCTGGTGGGTCTGCACAATGACAGCTTCTACGGCCTGCGAGAAGGCTCAGCGAAAACGGCGCTGCTGTATGGTCACGGCCTGGGGGCAGAAGTTAAAAGCATCGGCTCTGATGGCGCGCTGCTGTCAGAAGCCGATACCTGGCGCTTCGCAAGTTACGGTGTCACGCCACTCGGCGGTGGCTGGCATATCGCGCCTGCGGTACTGGCCCAGAGCAGTAAAGACCGCTACGTCAAAGGCGACAGCTACGAGTGGGTTACGCTCAATACCCGCCTTATCAAAGAGGTTACGCAGAATTTCGCCCTGGCGTTTGAGGGCAGCTATCAGTACATGGATTTGAACCCGGAAGGCTACAAAGATCGCAACGCCGTTAACGGCAGCTTCTACAAGCTGACCTTCGCACCGACCTTAAAGGCGGGCAAAATTGGCGATTTCTTCAGCCGTCCTGAACTGCGCCTGTTTGCCACCTGGATGGACTGGAGCAGCAAACTGGATAACTACGCCAGCGATGACGCCTTTGGCAGCAGCGGCTTTAACGCTGGCGGGGAATGGAACTTTGGGGTCCAGATGGAAACCTGGTTTTAACCCTTCACGCTCCCGCCAGGCGGGAGCGTATCAAACATCATAAAAATGAAGTCAGGCAGAGGTAACTATGGATTTTGATAATATTTCCCGTGCGCTCATTCCGCTGCTCGGTGGCAAAGAGAACATCGCCAGTGCCGCGCACTGCGCAACGCGCCTTCGTCTGGTGCTGGTCGACGATGCGCTTGCTGACCAGCAGGCCATCGGCAAGGTCGAGGGGGTGAAAGGCTGTTTTCGTAACGCGGGCCAGATGCAGGTGATTTTTGGCACCGGCGTAGTGAATAAGGTTTACGCGGCTTTTATTCAGGCGGCAGGGATTAGTGAATCCAGCAAGTCAGAAGCGGCAGATCTCGCGGCGCGTAAGCTCAACCCGTTCCAGCGCATTGCCCGCCTGCTTTCCAATATTTTCGTACCGATCATTCCCGCCATTGTTGCGTCCGGTTTGCTGATGGGCCTGCTCGGAATGGTGAAAACCTACGGCTGGGTGAATGCCGATAACGCCATCTACATCATGCTGGATATGTGCAGCTCGGCGGCGTTTATTATTTTACCGATCCTGATTGGTTTTACCGCCGCGCGTGAGTTTGGCGGTAATCCCTATTTAGGCGCCACGCTAGGTGGCATTCTGACCCACCCGGCGCTGACCAACGCCTGGGGCGTGGCGTCCGGCTTCCACACCATGAACTTTTTCGGCCTTGAGATTGCCATGATTGGCTATCAGGGAACGGTGTTCCCGGTGCTGCTGGCCGTCTGGTTTATGAGCATTGTGGAGAAAAACCTGCGCAAGGTCATCCCGGATGCGTTAGACCTGATCCTGACGCCGTTCCTGACCGTCATTCTCTCCGGTTTTATCGCGCTGCTGATTATCGGCCCGGCGGGACGCGCGTTAGGCGATGGCATCTCCTTTATTCTGAGCACGCTGATTACCCACGCGGGCTGGCTGGCCGGTTTGCTGTTCGGCGGGCTCTATTCGGTGATTGTTATTACCGGCATTCACCACAGCTTCCACGCGATTGAAGCCGGGCTGTTGGGGAATCCGTCGATTGGCGTTAATTTCCTGCTGCCCATCTGGGCCATGGCGAACGTGGCGCAGGGTGGTGCGTGCCTGGCGGTGTGGTTTAAAACCAAAGACGCAAAAATCAAAGCCATTACCTTACCGTCGGCGTTCTCGGCCATGCTCGGCATTACCGAAGCCGCTATCTTTGGTATCAACCTGCGTTTCGTGAAACCGTTTGTGGCCGCGCTGATTGGCGGTGCGGTGGGTGGCGCATGGGTGGTGTCGGTGCATGTCTACATGACGGCGGTAGGACTGACGGCGCTGCCGGGGATGGCAATCGTGCAGGCCAGTTCGCTGCTCAACTATATTATCGGCATGGTGATTGCCTTTGGCGTAGCGTTTACCGTCTCGCTGCTGCTGAAATATAAAACGGACTCTGAATAATGACATTACCTTCCCGCTGGCCTGCCGTGCTGCAGGCCGTGATGAAAGGCCAACCGCGCGCGCGTGCCGACCGCCACTACCCGCAGTGGCACCCGGCACCGGTGACGGGGCTGATGAACGATCCGAACGGTTTTATCTGGTTCGCCGGGCGCTACCATCTGTTTTATCAGTGGAACCCGCTGGACTGCGATCACCGCTATAAATGCTGGGGGCACTGGAGTTCGCACGATCTGCTGCACTGGCAGCACGAGCCGATGGCGCTGATGCCAGATGAAGAGTACGACCGCAACGGTTGCTATTCCGGCAGCGCCGTGGACAACAACGGGATGCTGACGCTGTGCTATACCGGCAACGTTAAATTCGATGACGGCAGCCGCACCGCCTGGCAGTGCCTGGCGGTGGAACAACCGGACGGGACCTTTAAAAAACTGGGGCCGGTGCTGGCGCTGCCGGATGGCTACACCGGCCACGTGCGCGACCCGAAAGTGTGGAAGCACGACGGGCAGTGGTACATGGTGCTGGGCGCGCAGGATGTGCAAAAGCGGGGTAAGGTGCTGCTGTTCAGGTCTGCCGATTTGCACACGTGGGAATCGTGCGGAGAAATCGCCGGTCACGGCGTCAACGGACTCACGGATGCGGGATACATGTGGGAGTGCCCGGACCTATTTGCCCTCGACGGGACGCACGTTCTGATCTGCTGCCCGCAGGGGCTTGCCCGTGAGCCGCATCGTTATCTCAACACCTATCCGGCGGCCTGGATGAGCGGGGCGTTTGACTATCAGCGCGGCGCATTTGAGCACGGTGAGTTACACGAACTGGATGCCGGTTTTGAATTCTACGCCCCGCAAACGACGCTGGCGGAAGATGGCCGGCGGATCCTGATTGGCTGGATGGGCGTGCCTGACGGGGAAGAGATGCTGCAGCCCACCCGGGCACAGGGCTGGATCCATCAGATGACCTGTCCGCGAGAGCTGCGCTACCGCGACGGCAAGCTCTGGCAGACTCCGGTGCGTGAGCTGGAAATGCTGCGTGAAGAGGAACTGCACTGGCAGGGCAACGCCTGCGATGCGCCGGAGCTTGATGCCTCGCGCCTTGAGTTCGAGCTGAGCGCTGCCTGCGCGAAACTGGATTTTGCCGGTGCGCTGCACCTCACGGTCGATGGCAATGGCCTGCGTCTGGAACGTGCCAGCCTGCAAACGGGTGAGACGTTAACCCGCTACTGGCTGGGTGAGGTTCACCATCTGCGCGTGCTGTGCGACCGCTCCAGCGTCGAAATTTTCATCAACCACGGCGAAGGGGTGATGAGCAGTCGCTATTTTCCTGACCAACCGGCCCGTGTGCGATTCGAAGGTGCGTCCGACATCACATTACGCTACTGGTCGCTGCGCGGCTGCATGGTAGAATAGCGGTTTTGGCAGCCGGATCTAAGTCGTTGTGAGAAAAACAAAACGCGTCACCATTAAAGACATCGCGGAGCTGGCGGGAGTGTCAAAAGCCACCGCCAGCCTGGTACTGAACGGACGCAGCAAAGAGCTGCGCGTGGCGGAAGAGACCCGTGAGCGCGTGCTGGCCATTGCGAAAGAGCATCACTACCAGCCCAGCATTCACGCCCGCTCGCTGCGCGATAACCGCAGCCACACCATTGGTCTGGTGGTCCCGGAGATCACCAACTACGGGTTTGCCGTGTTTTCTCACGAACTGGAGACGTTGTGCCGCGAGGCGGGCGTTCAGCTGCTCATCTCCTGTAGCGATGAAAATCCGGGGCAGGAGACCGTGGTGGTCAACAACATGGTGGCGCGTCAGGTCGACGGGCTGATTGTTGCCTCCAGCATGCTCAACGATGCGGATTACCAGAAACTGAGTGAACAGCTGCCTGTGGTGCTCTTTGACCGCCACATGAATGACAGCTCGCTGCCGTTGGTGATCACCGATTCCATTACCCCGACAGCCAAACTGGTGGCCGACATTGCCCGCCAGCACCCCGATGAGTTTTACTTCCTCGGTGGGCAGCCACGGCTTTCCCCCACGCGCGACCGCCTTGAAGGGTTTAAACAGGGTCTGCGCGACGCGAACGTTACGCTGCGCCCGGAGTGGAT is a window encoding:
- a CDS encoding ABC transporter substrate-binding protein; protein product: MKTTLLTTLIAATLALSMPAAQAAVPKDMLVIGKAADPQTLDPAITIDNNDWTVTYPSYQRLVKYKPGTTEVEGDLSTGWKASEDQKEWTFTLTDNAKFSDGAPVTAEAVKLSFERLLKLSQGPSEAFPKDLKIDAVDDHTVKFTLSQPFAPFLYTLANDGASIINPAVLKANAADDARAYLAQNTAGSGPFMLKSWQKGQQLVLVPNPHWAGDKPHFKRVSVKIIGESASRRLQLSRGDLDIADSLPVDQLSALKQEGKVAVAEYPSLRVTYLYLNNSKAPLNQVDLRRAVSWATDYQGMVKGILSGNGKQMRGPIPDGMWGFDATAMQYSFDEAKAKAALEKVKDKPASLTFLYSDNDPNWEPIALSTQASLGKLGINVKLEKLANATMRDRVGKGDYDIAIGNWSPDFADPYMFMNYWFESDKKGLPGNRSFYENKEVDSLLQAALKTTDQAERTRDYQQAQKIVIDEAAYVYLFQKNYQLAMNKEVKGFTFNPMLEQVFNIATMSK
- the ddpX gene encoding D-alanyl-D-alanine dipeptidase — encoded protein: MPEESELIDVARMFPELHIDLKYATADNLTGRPIYQEALCLLHTDAATALAKSIGIATLAGLKLVVYDAYRPQQAQAQLWDACPNPEYVVDVAIGSNHSRGTAIDVTLMDEHNNVLDMGAGFDEMDDRSHPYHPSVPPHAQRNRLLLNAIMFGGGFVGIGSEWWHFELPNAASYPLLDDRFACFPLTHTPL
- a CDS encoding MurR/RpiR family transcriptional regulator — protein: MTTKPEMLNRIEATFSQLTPSEKRVASWMLAHAALIPFETAESVALTTGTSGITVGRFLRKLGYRNLDDAKKSLRDPYQPWGMNERLDSWQQQRPLSDRLQHSLSLEVDAITHVYQLAQTDVFKQIVHQLTHAEAVFVLGIQSTRGIANAFFSHLEYLRPRVSYSEGLSGSWVESLNSGFDHPYVVLTDTRAYSAIARQYCRVASEKSIPMALITDIWCPWARDYPIDLLQVKTDTGHFWDSLAPVSCLFNLLLSGVVQALGDALADRLTINRELQQEFGQFER
- a CDS encoding alpha/beta hydrolase, whose translation is MANLPWRVSVRLMALAKKVAMVIGIIVVVLLAVRVYLSQQGPALHLWHTWRADEMSVSELDKANFADYLDREKAIFTDLDNAVTAKTKGEERTALNRYYRQSLVWPGKFTPDANRSFVLMPAGKPRGAVVLLHGLTDSPYSVKHLAVDYQQRGFVAVVPRLPGHGTAPGALTNVDWEMWLAATRLAVREASRLAGDNVPLHLVGYSNGGALAMKYTLDALESPSLRKPQQLVLLSPMIGVTAFARFAGFAGLPALLPAFAKAAWLNIAPEYNPYKYNSFPVNAARQSWLLTKALQEQIGRDAQNHTLDRLPPVLAFQSVMDSTVSTRAVVTGLFDQLPANGSELVVFDINQAASFRPLFRPSSWTALSELLPSAQRRYSVTIITNASAERFATVAKHIPADSTEETVEPLAQQYPPEVYSLSHVAVPFPPDDDLYGRHPAVKNRYGISLGTIALWGETSVLSVGKDALMRVTSNPFYDYMKMRIDNRIGTEEKG
- a CDS encoding aminoimidazole riboside kinase, with the protein product MDKIWVLGDAVVDLLPEGDGKLLQCPGGAPANVAVGIARLGGKSAFIGRVGDDPFGRFMQKTLADEQVDVQWMRLDPAHRTSTVVVDLDEQGERSFTFMVRPSADLFLDSTDLPPFRAKEWLHVCSIALSAEPSRSATFQAMDAIKKAGGFVSFDPNIRPDLWQDEGELRRCLELALQRADVVKLSIEELTFLTGESHIETGLAALMHHCPARLVLVTLGKEGVMAWHEGITTHYPATPVACVDTTGAGDAFVAGLLFGLASSGQDLATTLALAQRCGALATTAKGAMTALPYRHNL
- a CDS encoding carbohydrate porin; its protein translation is MYKKRRLAVMIGMLAGSTSVFAQTDMTSIESRLAALEQRLQDAEMRAQNAEKRATAAEQKTQQLVAAQQQTQTTTQEVAQRTTVLEKKADQSSGFEFHGYARSGLLMNDAASSSKSGPYLTPAGETGGAVGRLGNEADTYVELNVEHKQTLESGATTRFKAMLADGQKTYNDWSADTSDLNIRQAFAELGNLPDFTGALKGSTFWAGKRFDRDNFDIHWLDSDVVFLAGTGGGVYDVKWNDTLRSNFSIYGRNFGSEEQIDNNVQNYILSMNHFAGPFQLMVSGLRAKDNDERKDSNGDLIKTDAANTGVHALVGLHNDSFYGLREGSAKTALLYGHGLGAEVKSIGSDGALLSEADTWRFASYGVTPLGGGWHIAPAVLAQSSKDRYVKGDSYEWVTLNTRLIKEVTQNFALAFEGSYQYMDLNPEGYKDRNAVNGSFYKLTFAPTLKAGKIGDFFSRPELRLFATWMDWSSKLDNYASDDAFGSSGFNAGGEWNFGVQMETWF
- a CDS encoding sucrose-specific PTS transporter subunit IIBC, whose product is MDFDNISRALIPLLGGKENIASAAHCATRLRLVLVDDALADQQAIGKVEGVKGCFRNAGQMQVIFGTGVVNKVYAAFIQAAGISESSKSEAADLAARKLNPFQRIARLLSNIFVPIIPAIVASGLLMGLLGMVKTYGWVNADNAIYIMLDMCSSAAFIILPILIGFTAAREFGGNPYLGATLGGILTHPALTNAWGVASGFHTMNFFGLEIAMIGYQGTVFPVLLAVWFMSIVEKNLRKVIPDALDLILTPFLTVILSGFIALLIIGPAGRALGDGISFILSTLITHAGWLAGLLFGGLYSVIVITGIHHSFHAIEAGLLGNPSIGVNFLLPIWAMANVAQGGACLAVWFKTKDAKIKAITLPSAFSAMLGITEAAIFGINLRFVKPFVAALIGGAVGGAWVVSVHVYMTAVGLTALPGMAIVQASSLLNYIIGMVIAFGVAFTVSLLLKYKTDSE